Proteins found in one Mustela lutreola isolate mMusLut2 chromosome 10, mMusLut2.pri, whole genome shotgun sequence genomic segment:
- the LOC131810249 gene encoding conserved oligomeric Golgi complex subunit 2-like isoform X2, which yields MERSRMNLPKGLDTLCFDKDEFMKEDFDVDHVVSDCRKRVQLEELRGDLELYYKLLKQPWLSSSTRIMQILSTFPQTWLAWTKPSMNFLCLWDSYEKF from the exons atggagagaagtaggatgaacctgcccaaggggctggacacgctctgcttcgacaaggacgagttcatgaag gaagatttcgaTGTTGATCACGTTGTGTCTGACTGTAGGAAGCgtgtccagctggaggaactaagaggagatctggaactctactataaacttttaaaacagcCATGGTTGAGCTCATCAACaaggattatgcagattttgtcaacctttccacaaacttg gttggcatggacaaagccctcaatgaactttctgtgcctttgggacagttatgagaagttctg a
- the LOC131810249 gene encoding conserved oligomeric Golgi complex subunit 2-like isoform X1, with protein sequence MERSRMNLPKGLDTLCFDKDEFMKEDFDVDHVVSDCRKRVQLEELRGDLELYYKLLKQPWLSSSTRIMQILSTFPQTWLAWTKPSMNFLCLWDSYEKFW encoded by the exons atggagagaagtaggatgaacctgcccaaggggctggacacgctctgcttcgacaaggacgagttcatgaag gaagatttcgaTGTTGATCACGTTGTGTCTGACTGTAGGAAGCgtgtccagctggaggaactaagaggagatctggaactctactataaacttttaaaacagcCATGGTTGAGCTCATCAACaaggattatgcagattttgtcaacctttccacaaacttg gttggcatggacaaagccctcaatgaactttctgtgcctttgggacagttatgagaagttctggtaa